A part of Paenibacillus donghaensis genomic DNA contains:
- a CDS encoding CHAP domain-containing protein — protein MSEQTATKANQRLDSVRVLVQEMIMSMVNALQRQEACVQLYGVSTLASMLAMKREQNQELAAITGLLHNYYFYRTGIREFPGPNSAETVRPLLTHLNIFTEEEQITILKAIFYHEDRSRVQGPYEEIVKDAYVLQMYFQNNNSGRLTQQDAGRLRNVFRELAIPGELSDKKHYSDKRAILQHPNRRSKLAEIAEALGREKIIGIPGDERYREICTYWPDQGIYKVLQSNWCAAFVYHCCMQAGFQLPIRYPNGMYRLAGVGAWLEWAQLPETGFFYGDGQNGFIPQRGDIVIYDQLLSDDSHDHTGIVLACGDKEILIAEGNRDNQNYSSVFYRDRWHCILGYIRIDNDYQFDYNGEYIPII, from the coding sequence GTGAGTGAACAAACGGCAACAAAAGCAAATCAGCGGCTTGATAGTGTTCGTGTACTTGTTCAAGAAATGATCATGTCCATGGTTAACGCACTCCAGAGACAGGAAGCGTGTGTTCAGCTGTACGGGGTGTCCACCTTAGCCTCCATGCTCGCTATGAAGAGAGAACAAAATCAGGAATTGGCAGCGATTACAGGATTACTTCACAATTATTATTTCTATAGAACCGGAATTCGTGAATTTCCTGGTCCCAACAGTGCCGAGACGGTAAGACCTCTGTTAACCCATCTGAATATTTTTACGGAAGAAGAGCAGATCACAATCCTAAAGGCCATCTTCTATCATGAGGACAGAAGCAGGGTTCAGGGTCCGTATGAAGAAATCGTCAAGGATGCTTATGTGCTGCAGATGTATTTCCAGAATAATAACAGTGGTAGGTTAACGCAGCAGGATGCTGGCAGACTCCGCAATGTGTTTCGTGAATTAGCGATTCCAGGGGAGCTTTCGGACAAGAAGCATTACAGTGACAAGAGGGCGATTCTCCAGCACCCGAACAGACGCAGCAAGTTGGCTGAGATTGCAGAAGCACTCGGGAGAGAGAAGATCATTGGCATTCCGGGAGACGAACGATATCGGGAAATCTGTACATATTGGCCTGATCAAGGGATCTATAAAGTATTACAGAGCAATTGGTGTGCTGCGTTCGTGTATCACTGCTGTATGCAAGCTGGATTTCAATTGCCGATTCGGTACCCGAATGGTATGTATCGGCTGGCTGGGGTAGGGGCATGGTTAGAGTGGGCACAGTTACCTGAAACCGGGTTCTTTTATGGCGATGGGCAGAATGGGTTTATTCCTCAACGTGGAGATATCGTGATCTACGATCAACTGTTATCCGATGACTCCCATGATCACACAGGTATTGTTTTGGCATGCGGAGACAAAGAAATCTTGATTGCAGAAGGAAATCGGGATAATCAGAATTACTCCAGTGTGTTCTACAGGGATAGGTGGCATTGCATACTTGGCTATATCCGTATCGACAATGACTACCAATTTGATTATAACGGCGAATACATTCCTATTATTTAA
- a CDS encoding aldo/keto reductase — MHKGENNHDEVINFIDTAYLYGFGRSEELIGEIITERGDRDRLVISTKASPDFKFVDGVMEIDNSRSALRQAVEDSLTRLQTDYLDMYFLHFPDTKTPLAELEFNTNHQLDVLQVQYNLLVRTAEAEIIPYCLENQISVIPYLSTCRRAACR, encoded by the coding sequence ATGCATAAAGGAGAAAACAATCATGATGAAGTTATTAACTTTATTGATACAGCATATCTCTATGGATTCGGGAGATCCGAAGAACTAATTGGTGAAATCATTACAGAAAGAGGCGACCGCGATCGTCTTGTTATATCCACGAAGGCTTCTCCTGATTTCAAATTTGTCGACGGAGTCATGGAAATAGATAATAGTCGTTCAGCGCTGAGGCAAGCTGTTGAAGACAGCCTGACAAGACTGCAAACGGATTATTTGGATATGTACTTCCTTCACTTCCCGGATACCAAAACCCCACTTGCAGAGTTAGAATTTAATACCAACCATCAATTGGATGTCCTTCAGGTTCAATATAATTTGCTCGTGAGAACTGCCGAAGCGGAAATCATACCTTATTGTTTAGAGAACCAAATATCGGTTATTCCCTATTTATCCACTTGCAGACGGGCTGCTTGCCGGTAA
- a CDS encoding flavoprotein has product MLKTKKILVGVCGGIAAYKVVEIVSMLKKMNADVHVIMTESAVEFVKPLTFQSITHNPVIYDMFSEPKKWNIEHVAYAEMADLFLIAPATANIIGKVSAGIADDMLSTTIMATQKSVLFVPAMNVKMFTNLIVQDNIRKLKRYGYNFIEPEYGRLAYGDNGLGRFPESQKVISLITKLL; this is encoded by the coding sequence GTGTTGAAAACCAAGAAAATACTGGTCGGTGTATGTGGAGGAATTGCTGCATATAAGGTAGTTGAAATTGTGAGTATGTTAAAAAAAATGAATGCAGATGTACATGTTATCATGACGGAAAGTGCGGTGGAATTTGTCAAACCACTAACCTTTCAATCCATAACACATAACCCGGTAATCTATGATATGTTCTCCGAACCGAAGAAATGGAATATTGAGCATGTTGCATATGCCGAGATGGCAGATCTTTTTCTGATAGCCCCAGCTACGGCTAATATCATTGGAAAGGTATCCGCCGGGATCGCAGATGATATGCTGTCAACAACTATTATGGCAACCCAAAAGTCAGTTTTGTTTGTGCCTGCAATGAATGTGAAAATGTTCACGAATCTAATTGTTCAAGATAATATAAGAAAATTAAAGAGATATGGATATAACTTCATAGAGCCGGAATATGGAAGACTGGCATATGGTGATAATGGCTTGGGAAGATTCCCTGAATCCCAGAAGGTAATATCATTGATCACAAAATTATTGTAA
- a CDS encoding response regulator, producing the protein MKVILVDDERTIHLILSKMLLKLPEVHIVGTFTDTKSAASFLSENPDVALAFVDLSMPGETGMEFAARMEASGSPVQIVFVTSHKEFALEAYDLSVLDYLVKPVSQERLQRAVNRALDNRRVNQSSPLSAQVSVSTSLNRVALTMLGNVAVSNESGRVKWISRKCAELFAYLLLYQGKRIPRSRLVTDIFGGMHRTNAESNLNTTVYQLRKSLEPLGLREVVRSENNGYALELKEPMIDYLAFEKQVEKLQAIDLGNIETALQIERLYTGDLFGDKAYVWAIHETERYAKLYASFVKRLAEVLISMQDTASASRLLLKLNKRNPFEESVIRQLMTIHEMTGDKKGLNAVYTDYVRLLSRELGIRPSSELIYLYDSLVRRIAEKK; encoded by the coding sequence ATGAAGGTTATTCTGGTAGACGATGAGCGGACGATACATCTGATTCTTAGTAAAATGTTGCTCAAGCTGCCCGAAGTCCACATAGTTGGTACTTTTACGGATACGAAGTCTGCAGCCTCTTTTTTAAGCGAGAATCCGGATGTCGCACTTGCATTTGTAGATCTTTCTATGCCGGGTGAGACCGGCATGGAATTCGCCGCCAGGATGGAAGCATCAGGTTCCCCGGTACAAATCGTGTTTGTAACCTCGCATAAGGAATTTGCCCTGGAAGCTTACGATTTGTCCGTGCTGGACTATTTGGTCAAACCCGTCTCCCAGGAGAGATTGCAGCGTGCGGTTAACCGTGCGCTGGACAATCGGCGGGTTAACCAATCCTCTCCGCTTTCAGCGCAGGTTTCGGTTTCGACAAGTTTGAATAGGGTGGCTTTGACAATGCTTGGCAATGTCGCCGTGAGCAACGAATCGGGCCGCGTCAAATGGATTTCGCGGAAATGTGCAGAACTGTTCGCTTATTTGCTCCTTTACCAGGGGAAACGAATCCCCCGTTCCAGACTGGTTACGGATATTTTTGGAGGTATGCACCGGACAAATGCGGAGAGCAATCTCAACACAACCGTCTATCAACTGCGCAAGTCTTTGGAGCCGCTAGGTCTACGGGAAGTTGTACGCTCGGAAAACAACGGATATGCACTCGAATTGAAAGAGCCAATGATCGACTACTTGGCATTCGAAAAGCAGGTGGAGAAGCTGCAAGCTATTGATCTCGGTAATATCGAGACGGCATTGCAAATCGAACGGTTGTATACAGGGGACCTGTTTGGGGACAAAGCCTACGTATGGGCCATTCATGAAACCGAACGTTATGCGAAACTGTACGCCTCGTTCGTTAAACGGCTTGCTGAAGTGCTCATTTCCATGCAGGATACAGCTTCCGCCTCCAGGCTGTTGTTGAAGCTGAACAAGCGTAATCCGTTTGAAGAATCGGTAATCCGGCAGCTGATGACCATACACGAAATGACCGGGGACAAAAAAGGACTAAACGCGGTCTACACCGACTACGTCCGGCTGCTCAGCCGGGAGCTTGGCATCCGTCCTTCCAGTGAGCTGATTTATTTGTATGATTCGCTGGTACGGCGGATAGCGGAGAAGAAGTAG
- a CDS encoding histidine kinase N-terminal 7TM domain-containing protein has protein sequence MDIRQWMSIMLFVATALMLFVSFLSYQKRHLPVAKTMILIMLAAAFYAFGYALEVLSGSLSDVKLSLQIEYVGIPFVSALWLFQVIQFTGTAARYRKRLAVLLFLIPTVVFSLHLTNDWHHLIYERYLLNPVSSVSLYSTVKGPWYKVHTVYNYLILISGIVLFMPMYVRALPIVRKQIFVLLLGAVAPMFFNLFLWTGTSIDFTPFGFAVSGVAYAWGILRFNLLRLTPLAMARVFETIRDGVILFDYENQIVSYNRAAEKVIPELGLMKRYPVDMAEVLSGSPELLERVRAAGDGDERFPFERFHVNRKLYYNCSLSFIYDTGSTPIGKILMFSDITELKESEARLRENARQLSELNAFKDKLFTIVAHDIRDPIALLVSLTELLGDELTIADFEHAEVVRELKGQVQNTFQLVENLLDWYRSQKGKVSFHPQGWSLQQVVRQALVLSGTKAGMKQIRMTEKIGGHLTVRADKEMLDLILRNLLSNAIKFTGIGGSIEVGAVLEGTQIIVSVRDNGAGIDEQTAEMLRLEEPILKAPAAGDDSGETRFGLALTREFVRIHGGNLWFESEPGIGTIFSFTLLGSAGESDTINHGGREEEVYEGYSGRR, from the coding sequence GTGGACATTAGACAATGGATGTCGATTATGCTTTTTGTCGCAACGGCACTGATGTTGTTTGTCTCTTTCTTGTCCTATCAGAAAAGACATCTGCCTGTTGCTAAAACGATGATTTTGATTATGCTGGCAGCGGCTTTTTATGCGTTCGGTTATGCGCTCGAAGTACTTAGCGGGAGCTTAAGCGACGTGAAGCTGTCGCTACAAATCGAATATGTAGGCATTCCATTTGTGTCTGCACTTTGGCTTTTTCAAGTCATCCAATTCACCGGAACGGCAGCCCGCTATCGAAAGCGGCTCGCTGTGCTGCTATTCCTAATCCCCACCGTCGTATTTTCCCTTCATTTAACCAATGATTGGCATCATCTGATCTATGAACGTTATCTCCTGAATCCGGTGTCTTCGGTTTCCCTATATAGCACGGTGAAGGGACCTTGGTATAAGGTGCACACCGTCTATAATTATCTGATTTTGATCAGCGGGATTGTGCTCTTTATGCCGATGTATGTGCGGGCATTGCCGATTGTGCGGAAGCAGATTTTTGTTTTGCTGCTGGGTGCGGTCGCCCCTATGTTTTTCAACTTGTTCCTATGGACCGGAACGAGTATTGATTTTACCCCGTTTGGATTTGCTGTATCGGGGGTTGCTTATGCCTGGGGAATTCTCAGGTTCAATCTGCTCCGCTTGACGCCTCTTGCGATGGCCCGGGTATTCGAAACCATCCGCGATGGTGTCATCCTGTTTGATTATGAGAACCAGATCGTCAGTTACAATCGGGCGGCAGAAAAGGTGATTCCGGAGCTGGGTTTGATGAAACGTTACCCGGTAGATATGGCGGAAGTGTTGTCTGGCAGCCCGGAACTGCTTGAACGTGTTAGAGCCGCTGGCGATGGGGATGAGCGTTTTCCGTTCGAACGGTTCCATGTAAACCGGAAGCTGTACTATAACTGCAGCTTGTCTTTTATTTACGATACGGGTAGCACGCCAATCGGTAAAATTCTGATGTTCAGCGATATTACGGAGTTGAAGGAGAGCGAAGCCCGGCTGCGCGAGAATGCCCGGCAGCTGTCCGAGCTAAACGCATTTAAAGATAAGCTGTTCACGATCGTGGCCCATGATATTCGCGATCCGATCGCGCTTCTGGTCAGCCTGACGGAGCTGCTTGGCGATGAACTGACCATCGCAGACTTTGAACATGCGGAGGTCGTCCGGGAACTCAAAGGGCAGGTCCAGAACACCTTTCAGCTTGTGGAGAATTTACTGGATTGGTACCGCAGCCAGAAAGGGAAAGTTTCCTTTCACCCGCAGGGCTGGAGTTTGCAGCAAGTTGTCAGGCAGGCATTGGTACTGTCAGGCACGAAAGCCGGGATGAAGCAAATTCGGATGACAGAGAAAATTGGCGGCCATCTTACGGTCAGAGCAGATAAAGAGATGCTGGACCTTATCCTCCGCAATTTGCTGTCAAATGCCATTAAATTTACTGGAATAGGTGGCAGCATTGAGGTTGGAGCCGTGCTCGAAGGCACCCAGATCATCGTGTCCGTACGGGACAACGGGGCGGGGATTGATGAACAGACGGCGGAAATGCTGCGCTTGGAGGAGCCCATCTTAAAAGCGCCGGCTGCCGGGGACGATTCTGGGGAAACAAGATTTGGGCTTGCATTGACCCGCGAATTTGTCCGTATTCATGGCGGAAACCTTTGGTTCGAAAGTGAGCCGGGGATAGGGACCATCTTCTCTTTTACCTTGCTGGGTTCGGCGGGGGAGAGCGATACGATTAATCATGGCGGAAGAGAGGAGGAAGTTTATGAAGGTTATTCTGGTAGACGATGA